GGAAATTCATTTAATAGTCGACGTTGGCGAATGTGATCCCAAACGACCAAAACGACAGCTTTAACACGCAGCGACCCTTACTTCAGAATTTGCCTCGAAAGTTTTTGCCACAGCAAACGCTAACGGAGTTAGCCGACGAGCAATGAAACCTTCATACTCTTGACTATGTCTCTTTGGCTGCTCCAGTTTTTCAAATACTCAACAGCAGTCACCACAATGAATGGTCATAGAAAGCCACACGTACCTAAAAAGGCAAATCGTGACAAGTTTTGCTTCTGGGTGTGAGTAGTTTTTGTCCAGCCGCAGCTAGCCGATAGCAGTCCGCATAGCTCGCCTAGGCCGACGTCGGAATCCCGGAAAAGGAGCGTTGGATGGTCGTCCTCCAGGTGGGGTGAGTAGCCAATCAGAGGCCAGAGGCGTGGCCTCACTCAGCTCAGATTCAGGACATTTtcaacacattttcttcataatAATTAATATGAAATTATGTTCGTCaaagaacaaaaaatgtttttttttttttttttttttaactgaaacgTGCAAGGGATAAAAAATTATAAAGAAACAGCAACTAGGATAAAAGCATCACTGTCTCTGATGAAAATGATAACCCCCCTCCAGTGGGTGAAACCCTCCGGTAAGCGgttatcataggcggagtttgacttttggggcagggggggcacaatatgttgatgaccccgaaacgcagtgtcagcaataaaattaacttacaagaattgttataataataagttgacaatgagcgttctttgtttcccattcttaaggggaattctaaatcaggctggtaAGACAATACTTGAATATGGcacgcccgccggtgttgtgccaatgtagttaccccagtcaaaaattgtatcccctgggcggagccatatggaggtagatgtgtgtctttattattcaatcaaaaaaaaaagttgcttcaatttttaaaaaaaagttgcttcagtcataatatatattttcaataaaaaaaagtcgcttaaaaaaaaaaagtgtttgaatgcaaaaataaatttgaaatttaaattattaaatttcaaatttatttttgcattcagagTCTACTCTCATAGTCTTATGTGGGTAGGTGGTGGTCTGTTTTCGTTATGTGTTTTACAGTTCAATAAAACATAATTGCATAGAATCAATAAACACCtatgaatttgaaattttcttagAAGTCAGTACGTTTACTGAGGGTAAACGTTTTGGCGCAAGACCACATCTTCTTCAATATCAATTAGTGAATTATGGATATTAGGaaaaaatagacattttaaTCCAGAATAGTTGGACAAtgtgacattaaaaatatatatatattgattttTCCTCAATTTTGAAAAGCGATTGGTCTGAAGGAAAACCCATGATTAAtttagagggggaaaaaaaggtgcaAGGGGAGACTTTATGGTTTTAATGTACATTACATCAACTTTATTTGGAACAAACTTGTTTTAGTTCAACCCAAAGTGTTTTAAAGTTAATGTGAGGGAAGAAATTACTCCCATCATCATTAATCTAGAACCAACTTCTTCAATCGCCCGGTGTTTAATTGGGAGGGCAAATACTAGAAGGAAGTCACTAGATACACTTcgaaaaaattttgaaaaccctTCCACAAGATTATGTCAGATATGCATAAAAATATCCCTTATCAAAATTGGTAAGATACAACCTGgttaataaaatacaaattaaattaCAACAGATTGTTattaactgtttcatcatttggtGACAAGTTAGCTCCACCTCATTTGGTGTCCATGAAACGTATATCCATGATGAGCAGCGTGTGTCTGGGCAGTGGTCGAGGTGAAGGGGACAACACTTTCATCACCTGCAATTGCGTGTCCACATGGGTCACAACAATAAAGCCACACACCGGACTCTCCACAATACCCTTTCTTGTCCCTTCGTCTCCATCCTCTGCACTGCTGACACTCAGCACGTGATAGGTGAGATCTCTACCAGGTGTCACAGGAACCAGCTTGAGTTGGGTATCATCTTGAGACATTCCCAGTGGCAGACACGAGTCTGGGATGGAAGGTGCCCCGATTTTATAGATGCGCACATCAGAGAAACGCACTTCGAATGAAAAAGGGTAGAAGGACACGCCGCGAAAGCCGTAGAAGTATTCGCGGATTTTCTCATCCCGAACCTCGCGTCGGCACTCCTTGGAGCGCTCCACCACTCCCCCCGACTTTGGTAGGAGAACAACACGGACAAAGTGAGGGAGATCTCGTTTAAGTTCGTTGTACAGCCGCTCGTGGTCCAGTACGAGCACCACGTCCACCTCAAAGGCGGAGGCACAGTGGACTAGAGCTTGATAACCAGAGCCCTTCACCCAGCCACATGTGTTGATGATACAGCCACCAACACTGGCTTTCCTGTTCACCTCACAGCGCTGGGAGAACACCTCAGCCAGGCAGGATGTCAGCTTTTGGGATATAAAAAATCCTCAGAGTGAATAAATTGGACGTTTGGCCTGAGCTTTAATACCGCCATGTTCGTTATTGGCCTTACCTTATTGTAAAGTTTGATGTTGGTCCCTGGAGAAGTTGAGCCAAAGTGATAAACGAGTGGAGCCTGTACCGAGAAGCCCTCCTCCACATCAGCTGGACGCTCAATGCAAAGTGCTGAAACGGTCCCCGGTACTGACACCTTAAGAAAGGGAAAacgtgtgtttaaaaaaaatgagcaAAACAAATCTATAATCTTTATACCAACAATGACCTTCAATTATTCTATTAAATAGGAATAATTGTCTCCTCAGCAGATTTAGGGCTAAAACATAGGAAAGTTGCTCCACCATTTTTCAAACATCAAAGATATCATACGGGCTTTGTACTACTTTGATTTTGTTGCCAATAAATATTTTAAGCTTCTCTCTAAACCTCCTCAAGTCTTCAGACGTTAAAGTGTTCATATAGATTTTTCCCACCGACTGTTCATGTCTTCACTGCCTGCCATCAtttaatgtgacttttctttcaaACAATTGCGTGTGCGCCGAAAATATGTCAACAAAGATACTCATTTACTATAGTTCATGTTGCTTTTAGGTTTTACTGTAAGGCGATTAGCTTATTAATGCACTTGTATGACAGTAAAGAATTTAAAAAGTGTAACGAATAAGGGCAACTTGCCTCCAGCAAATTCTTATCCTCACTTCCGCGTTGCAAACACCAAGGTCATGccactttcaaaaggtgagtcATTCTGTTGACATTTTGCCTCATCATATTGCAGTTAACTTATTTTAACATTTGGAAAAACGTTAAAATTGTATCCAAAAACATTTAATGTATAGTTAATATGGTGGAAGGAGGCCGAGATAAACATTATATTAGACTTTTGCTCTGGGAAATATACAGTGAGAAGCAaaggtatttgcaccccttgtgattttgcaagttcacccacttatgaAATATATagaaagtagggttgttccgatcatgtttttttgctcccgattcgatcccgatcgttttagtttgagtatctgccgatctcgatatttcccgatccgattgcttttttttttgctcccgattcaattccaatcattcccgataatttttcccgatcatatacattttggcaatgcattaagaaaaaaatgaataaaactcggacgaatatatacattcaacttacagtacataagtactgtatttgtttattatgacaataaatcctcaagatggcatttacattattaacattctttctgtgagagagatccacggatagaaagacttgtaattcttaaaggataagtgtgactttgtatattgtgactaaatattgccatctagtgtatttgttgagctttcagtaaatcatactgtagccatttaacttatgcccaaatgcatgatgggaagtgcaaccatgactgtgcgtagtggtaccaattgatatatcttctcagcgttgggaaataacatagggtgttacgaaaaagatcaactactactacctttcttcccaggctgccaaaattctctctactcattttacgttgctttttagctctatgtatatgtaaaacggtgccaatatagattgaacgcgacaatgtgtgagtgggtagtgcagcgcatgcgttaattgcgttaaatatttttaatgttatCACTGCCGtttacgcaataaatttgatagccctactttaagccacaactaaagactctggatgagtgtaagacattttgtctgtaacatttaacaatttattaaattaaaaaaaaaatatatatatatatatatatatatatcaaaaaaggcatgtccgatatttttttgccaattccgatactttgaaaatgacgtgatcggacccgatcgatcggcatcccgatcgaccgggacatctttaatagaAAGGTCTGAAATctcagatgcatttccactcatagagacataataataataaaaaaaaaaattaaaaatccggaactcacattgtatgatttttcaattatttatttgtcattcactggggttcataagtatttgtacccctgagaaaatcagtgctaatatttagtgcagaagcctttgttcacaattacagaggtcagacgctttctgtagttcttcaccaggttatcATATATGAAAACAGgggttttggcccattcctccacacaaatcttctctagatctgtcaggtttcggggctgtcgttgagaaacacgaagtttcagctcaATCCAAAATTTTCTATTGGACTgaagtctggagactggctaggtcactccagaaccctgatatgctttttatgcaGCCAATCCTTGGtccgcttggctgtgtgcttcggatcattgtcatgtttgaAGATCCACCCACGACTCATCtttaagtctctgactgagggaaggaggttgtggctcaaaatctgacgaaacatttcaccattcatcatcTGCTccatacagtacagtcgtcctgtcccctttgccgaaaagcagccccaaagcatgaggtttccacccccaaacttcacagtggggatggtgtttttGGCATTGTAATAATCTTTCCTTTTCCTCCTCACAacacacgacgagtaaagtttgcaacaAAAAGTTcttctttggtctcatctgaccacatgactttctacaAAGACCCCTCTGAATCACTCAGttagtccctggcaaacttcagacaggcTTCAACAggtgaaccttctgagcaatgcatcattttaaaccattgcaccacaGTGTTCTACTgagagtagcctttgaaactgttcatccagctctcttcaggtcattgaccagctactGCAGTGTCGTTCTAGGCTGAACccccacttttctcatcatgagtgatgccccacgaggagagattgtATATGGAGCCCAAGtccaaggtagattatcagtcatgtttagccttatccattttctaacaattgctgcaactgttgacttaTTCTCacaaagctgctttccaattgtcccatagctttttccagctttgtggagcacagcaattttttctctggtctttcgaaagctctctggtcttgcccgtggtagcagttggattatgagtgactgtggggtgcaaaagtgacaacTCATGggctaaaggtggactttttttaaggtaCACTGAAAAGTTTTTGAGTGTCATaactattgctgattctcaggggtacaaatcctTATGAActtcagtaaattacaaataaatgattgaaaaatcacacaatgtgagttccgtttttttttttttttttttaagattatgtgATGTCtccatgagtggaaatgcatgtatggctgaaatttcagacctctacctattttctaagtgggtgaacttacaAAATCGCAagaggtgcaaatacttctgctcctcaatgTACAGATAGACAACATCCCCAGAACAGGTTGGATTCAATTTGGATGGTGCACTGTACTTCTTTCACAACCAAGGAATCGGACACTTAAAAATACTGAAATATAATCCTTTCATGCAGAATGGGTGTGTTCGGAAGATGTAGGTGTTAAAATATTAAGTTTCAACTAATTGCAGTTATCTGAATGTCTTCCCATCTCACCCCACTCTGGCCGACATCCAGTTCCACCAGCGTGGGCCTCCTGCCCACTCGCACGGCGTAGCTCAGTAACAGCCGACACACTGTCGACTTGCCCACGTCCGTAGGACCCACCACCATCACCTAGGAAGATAAGACAGGATTACATAAACCAAAACTGTTCTTTGAATTGGCTTCCATGTTAAAATTCAGATTTAATAAGTGGTGCCCTGATATTTGATTATatttgttactttaaaaaaaaaaaaaacacttgtatctgAAATCATTTCACCAATGAAATGTACAGCAATCTTTGCTGAccccaaccccccaaaaaacctaTGATATTGTACTTGAAGTGAGTTACATTCATTACATTCACgctcatacagtggggagaacaagtatttgatagactgccacccattggcagtgtatcaaatactttttctccccactgtatatcatgaTCAAAgccaaaaaacatgattaaaaaaaaaaacataatagcaTGATAAAGCCTCCTGATCATAAAAACCCATGTTGGATCACTCATGTCTAAAGGCACCACTGTATTCCATATTTTGGAACTTAAAACACGGTCAGGGCTGTTAAATAAGGCATTAAAAGCTACCCTTGGTCCTCGCTCATTGTCCCGCTCTGCCTGTTTTCTCATCTGCTCCAGTGCCGCATGTGTGTTCAGGTAAAGAAGCATGGGAGTGTCTTTGGACACGTAAGCCACCTAAGGGAGTGAAGGGAAAAGCTGATGACTGAGCTTGACCTTGAGGCACAACGACAAGCAGATTGTTCGAGCCAGTGCTTACCTCGGGCTTCCCGTAAAGGTTCACACTGCAGCCATGCCAGGTGAATACTGCGATTTTGGCACCTGGTCCAAAAGTGTACTTCTTGTTCCTGTTCAGTTCTGAGCCAAACACTTCTGCCATTCCCGTGAGGAGCTCCAATTCAACCTGCTCTGCAGTCTCCCCAGCCTCTACCTCAAACCGAAGTTCTGTCTCCTTCTCCAGGTCATATCTGGTACCGACTTTCCCAGGTTGCAAAGGATCCTCACTCGTCTTTTCTACACCATCACTTGCCATGGTAAAGCTGACAAAATGTGATCAGACGTTATTTACATATTCATATCGATTAAAGATGGAAATATGCCAGTTTTACGAAACGGAACAAAAACAATGCGTAATGTACTATCATGACAATTCAGTAGCTGCTACTTCATCTCAGTGTGAAGTTTGGAGAGTGTGAGTCAAAATTAGCTAAGAAACATGAAATTAAACGCAAACTTAACCGTAGCAGAAGCTGACGTGACATATTTGCCAATATCTCAAGTCTAATATTTCTGTATCTGAGAAGTAAATACCTGTTCTGTCGTCAATTATTTTCGTGGCAGTGGCGAGCAcataacaaatatatatacttaTAACGCTAGATGTGTAATGCGCACTGTACACAAATTGGGACGGGCGTCAtcacttgtcggccattttgtgtCAGTGCCAATCGCATCATGGATATACCTGCGCATTGAAACAAATACGCCTGTATTTTATCAACGTCCAGCTTGAATCATGGCCACCTAAATATGTATTATAAATCAAACCGTCTTGAAATCTGTCGAGATCAccgatatatatatacgtagagAGAATCACACACCGCCAGAGAATCGtagtgctttaagatggccaCTGGTTACTATCACCGGGGACTCCCCACCTTGTTGCATCTAGCTCTTTATATAGGTGATATCTATATGGTGAAGCTGTGAGGGGCGCGTGTTGATGATGTCACATTTTGATTTAGATTGGACGCTAAAATTTGACGTTATTGTGTTTGAACTGAAGGCTGAAGCCGAGGCCACGTTAGGCATTCATCTGATTAAAATATAGAAGGCTCTTTGATTCTAAATAATTGCACGCATATTAATCAGAAGTCATAAAATACAAACTGTTGTaaagatttttattcataaaggGAACAAAAAGTACAGTGTTATAATATCAAAACTCAAAAGCGTCAAACCTGGAATACACAAAGCGCACCAGTGTCTCGAAACGGAAGCGTTTGCTCTAATATTCCCCAGTAGGTGTCGCCATGTGTTCATACTGAAGGTGTGAGCTAGAAGAGCTTGGGTCATCAGAGGATAGACTATGGGAATCCAGTTTGGTCACTCCTCGTCATTCTGCTTCCACAAGCTACACCCATGACCAATATTCTGCATGAAAAAGATGATGGGTCTTTTTCAGCAGTGTATATGTTCATGTTAATTTTGAGAGGTCTATGGTCAAGCCAAAAACCTAGGAGGGGCTCTGGTTTGAAGTATTAAGTGAGAAAGTATCCTTGTATTGCAATTTGCAACAGctggaaaaaataattatgtgGCAATAAACAGcgtaattttgaagaaatgttaTCACTTTGTGCCAAACTGCCATTTGTTGTGAAGTGAGTCAAACTTGCTGTCAACATCCAGCACTTGTATCTTGAATTTCTGCCTGtaaatcaaagaaaataatTGACTGAGTGACAACTCAAAAACATTGTACAACAGGGTACCAGGGCATCTTTCAAAATGACAAACCTCAATTTATCCACTAGTCGGCACCAACAGCCTCTTTTAGAGCAGAAACTACAACATCAGGTTCAGGAAACTTCAGCTTA
This Corythoichthys intestinalis isolate RoL2023-P3 chromosome 11, ASM3026506v1, whole genome shotgun sequence DNA region includes the following protein-coding sequences:
- the clp1 gene encoding polyribonucleotide 5'-hydroxyl-kinase Clp1, producing MASDGVEKTSEDPLQPGKVGTRYDLEKETELRFEVEAGETAEQVELELLTGMAEVFGSELNRNKKYTFGPGAKIAVFTWHGCSVNLYGKPEVAYVSKDTPMLLYLNTHAALEQMRKQAERDNERGPRVMVVGPTDVGKSTVCRLLLSYAVRVGRRPTLVELDVGQSGVSVPGTVSALCIERPADVEEGFSVQAPLVYHFGSTSPGTNIKLYNKLTSCLAEVFSQRCEVNRKASVGGCIINTCGWVKGSGYQALVHCASAFEVDVVLVLDHERLYNELKRDLPHFVRVVLLPKSGGVVERSKECRREVRDEKIREYFYGFRGVSFYPFSFEVRFSDVRIYKIGAPSIPDSCLPLGMSQDDTQLKLVPVTPGRDLTYHVLSVSSAEDGDEGTRKGIVESPVCGFIVVTHVDTQLQVMKVLSPSPRPLPRHTLLIMDIRFMDTK